In the Leifsonia sp. 466MF genome, one interval contains:
- a CDS encoding epimerase, which translates to MNERIVIAGASGFVGQYLEEHYRAAGAEVILVGRSGPDVRWDDADGLRRAVTGADAVINLAGKSVNCRYGDANRAEIFRSRLATTRAVREAIAASDAPPPVWFNASTATIYRHAEDRPMTESTGELGSGFSVEVAKAWEHELFEGDLPGTRRVALRMAIVLGDGSALTPLVNLTRFGLGGPQVDGRWFATTARRNAGTFHEFRARGGRQRFSWVHIADVLGAIEFLRGRPDLDGPVNIAAPHPTDNRTLMAQLRRLLGRPIGLPAHRWMLELGSIAIRTETELVLKSRWVVPERLLDAGYDFAYPDLGPALRDILSDRGLLHASAAG; encoded by the coding sequence GTGAACGAGCGCATCGTCATCGCCGGGGCGTCCGGATTCGTCGGGCAGTACCTGGAGGAGCACTACCGCGCCGCGGGTGCGGAGGTCATCCTGGTCGGCCGCAGCGGGCCCGACGTGCGCTGGGACGACGCCGACGGCCTGCGCAGAGCGGTCACCGGTGCCGACGCGGTGATCAACCTCGCGGGCAAGAGCGTGAACTGCCGCTACGGCGATGCCAACCGGGCCGAGATCTTCCGCTCCCGGCTCGCCACCACGCGGGCGGTTCGAGAGGCGATCGCCGCGAGCGACGCGCCGCCGCCGGTCTGGTTCAACGCCTCCACGGCGACCATCTACCGCCATGCCGAGGACCGCCCCATGACCGAGTCCACCGGCGAGCTGGGCTCCGGCTTCTCGGTCGAGGTCGCGAAGGCATGGGAGCACGAACTGTTCGAGGGCGACCTCCCGGGCACGCGTCGCGTCGCCCTGCGCATGGCCATCGTCCTCGGCGACGGCAGCGCGCTCACACCGCTCGTCAACCTCACCCGTTTCGGACTGGGCGGCCCCCAGGTGGACGGCCGCTGGTTCGCCACGACCGCGCGCCGGAACGCCGGAACGTTCCATGAATTCCGGGCACGCGGCGGACGGCAGCGCTTCAGCTGGGTGCACATCGCCGACGTGCTCGGCGCGATCGAGTTCCTGCGCGGCCGGCCCGACCTGGACGGACCGGTCAACATCGCGGCGCCGCACCCCACCGACAACCGAACGCTGATGGCGCAGCTGCGCCGTCTGCTCGGCCGTCCCATCGGTCTCCCGGCCCACCGGTGGATGCTCGAGCTCGGTTCGATCGCGATCCGCACGGAGACCGAACTGGTGCTGAAGAGCCGCTGGGTCGTGCCCGAACGGCTGCTCGACGCCGGCTACGACTTCGCCTACCCCGACCTCGGGCCGGCGCTGCGCGACATCCTCTCCGACCGCGGCTTGCTGCACGCCTCCGCGGCCGGGTAG
- the rpsA gene encoding 30S ribosomal protein S1, with the protein MTTATTDKAPKQVAVNDIGSAEDFLAAVEKTLKFFNDGDLIEGTVVKIDRDEVLLDVGYKTEGVIPSRELSIKHDVDPSEVVEVGDTVEALVLQKEDKEGRLILSKKRAQYERAWGDVEKIKEADGVVTGTVIEVVKGGLIVDIGLRGFLPASLIELRRVRDLTPYLGQEIEAKILELDKNRNNVVLSRRALLEQTQSESRTTFLNNLHKGQVRKGVVSSIVNFGAFVDLGGVDGLVHVSELSWKHIEHASEVVEVGQEVTVEILEVDLDRERVSLSLKATQEDPWQVFARTHAIGQVAPGKVTKLVPFGAFVRVADGIEGLVHISELSGKHVELAEQVVSVGDEVFVKVIDIDLERRRISLSLKQANEGVDPEGTEFDPALYGMVTEYDDQGNYKYPEGFDPETNEWKEGFESQRDEWEQQYAAAQARWEAHKRQVAKGLEEAAADSGTSTYSSDSGAGGTLADDESLAALREKLSSNS; encoded by the coding sequence ATGACAACCGCAACGACCGACAAGGCACCCAAGCAGGTCGCCGTCAACGACATCGGATCTGCTGAGGACTTTCTTGCCGCGGTCGAAAAGACGCTGAAGTTCTTCAACGACGGAGACCTCATCGAAGGCACCGTCGTCAAGATCGACCGCGACGAGGTCCTCCTCGACGTCGGTTACAAGACGGAGGGCGTCATCCCCTCCCGTGAGCTTTCCATCAAGCACGACGTCGACCCCAGCGAGGTCGTCGAGGTCGGCGACACCGTCGAGGCCCTCGTTCTCCAGAAGGAGGACAAGGAGGGTCGCCTCATCCTGTCCAAGAAGCGTGCGCAGTACGAGCGCGCCTGGGGCGATGTGGAGAAGATCAAGGAGGCCGACGGTGTCGTCACCGGTACGGTCATCGAGGTCGTCAAGGGCGGCCTGATCGTCGACATCGGTCTGCGTGGCTTCCTGCCCGCGTCGCTCATCGAGCTGCGCCGCGTCCGCGACCTCACCCCGTACCTGGGTCAGGAGATCGAGGCCAAGATCCTCGAGCTCGACAAGAACCGCAACAACGTGGTGCTGTCGCGCCGCGCGCTGCTGGAGCAGACCCAGTCGGAGTCCCGCACCACGTTCCTCAACAACCTGCACAAGGGCCAGGTCCGCAAGGGCGTCGTCTCGTCGATCGTCAACTTCGGTGCGTTCGTCGACCTCGGCGGCGTCGACGGTCTCGTCCACGTGTCGGAGCTCTCCTGGAAGCACATCGAGCACGCCTCCGAGGTCGTCGAGGTTGGCCAGGAGGTCACCGTCGAGATCCTCGAGGTCGACCTCGACCGCGAGCGCGTCTCGCTGTCGCTCAAGGCGACGCAGGAGGACCCGTGGCAGGTCTTCGCCCGCACCCACGCGATCGGTCAGGTCGCACCGGGTAAGGTCACCAAGCTGGTTCCGTTCGGTGCGTTCGTCCGCGTCGCCGATGGCATCGAGGGCCTCGTGCACATCTCGGAGCTGTCCGGCAAGCACGTCGAGCTGGCCGAGCAGGTCGTCTCGGTGGGCGACGAGGTGTTCGTCAAGGTCATCGACATCGACCTGGAGCGCCGCCGCATCTCGCTGTCGCTCAAGCAGGCGAACGAGGGCGTCGACCCCGAGGGCACCGAGTTCGACCCGGCGCTCTACGGCATGGTCACCGAGTACGACGACCAGGGCAACTACAAGTACCCGGAGGGCTTCGACCCGGAGACCAACGAGTGGAAGGAAGGCTTCGAGTCGCAGCGCGACGAGTGGGAGCAGCAGTACGCTGCCGCCCAGGCTCGTTGGGAGGCGCACAAGCGCCAGGTTGCGAAGGGCCTCGAGGAGGCTGCCGCCGACAGCGGTACGTCGACCTACTCCTCCGACTCCGGCGCCGGCGGAACGCTCGCCGACGACGAGTCGCTCGCGGCACTCCGCGAGAAGCTCAGCTCCAACTCCTGA